The Campylobacter concisus genome has a window encoding:
- a CDS encoding retention module-containing protein, with product MAKKLGTIKSISGSAEVIAVDKSGNQRVLKVGDSLYEGETVKTTSADSKVVIATNNGKELSMIGEDTLSLDPKATAADSQVAALQKALLNGANLEDLEETAAGGTSGGRAGDGMSLGETRFEHGGHYSNINASTSAINPLGVASFAGPAEGKSGGLDSGRGGDDGFYIDTTPPRVIIDGITPVDTNNPADGNPDKGIVKGHSDEPNAPVVVTDKDGKIIGTGTTDDKGNFEITTDPIKPGDKVNVEVTDKAGNKGNGEGTAGDTTYVDTTAPKVEVDQVTPVDTNNPADGNPDKGIVKGHSDEPNAPVVVTDKDGKIIGTGTTDDKGNFEITTDPIKPGDKVNVEVTDKAGNKGNGEGTAGDTTYVDTTAPKVEVDQVTPVDTNNPADGNPDKGIVKGHSDEPNAPVVVTDKDGKIIGTGTTDDKGNFEITTDPIKPGDKVNVEVTDKAGNKGNGEGTAGDTTYVDTTAPKVEVDQVTPVDTNNPADGNPDKGIVKGHSDEPNAPVVVTDKDGKIIGTGTTDDKGNFEITTDPIKPGDKVNVEVTDKAGNKGNGEGTAGDTTYVDTTAPKVEVDQVTPVDTNNPADGNPDKGIVKGHSDEPNAPVVVTDKDGKIIGTGTTDDKGNFEITTDPIKPGDKVNVEVTDKAGNKGNGEGTAGDTTYVDTTAPKVEVDQVTPVDTNNPADGNPDKGIVKGHSDEPNAPVVVTDKDGKIIGTGTTDDKGNFEITTDPIKPGDKVNVEVTDKAGNKGNGEGTAGDTTYVDTTAPKVEVDQVTPVDTNNPADGNPDKGIVKGHSDEPNAPVVVTDKDGKIIGTGTTDDKGNFEITTDPIKPGDKVNVEVTDKAGNKGNGEGTAGDMDFNDNVAPDAPVITEVTDNAYGGIENGGNVLGINDGFTNDNTPTFKGTAEPNTTIVLKNGNDIIGKDIIVKADGSWEFTPKTPLADGEYNVVAIATDKAGNVSVPSNVATINIDTHVTTPVITEIIDDVAGGIVNGDVKNGLTNDNTPTLKGTAEPGSTVKVWIDGLSKGSLVNGEVIYDWTTITKEDGTWEFTTPKLSDGSHTFKVQTTDRAGNNSPESSVVSVNVDTTIGNPKVRFVEDTDGNGVLSVAEVAAIKDGKAHWVIDIPTDGSIKAGDVIQSIDGKGNWVKFVEITDEMIKDGRFEATFNVDINKLKDGKYETPEYRFADEAGNVSESSKASLTLDSEFSRQPSNPSITFPEDNDPKDGKISDKENKAGDNDAGKTTAEISIPKDGSVKPGDKLVVTDENGKQTEKTIEQGDIDNGNIKVPVDLNPGKDNTITAEIINPNNPNNPGKGKGVIGEDSENTKAPEAPVITEVIDDVKGGKFNEDVKGGLTNDSTPTIKGTAKAGSKVEIYDDGNKIGETIAKLDGSWEFTTPELTKQGEHKFTATAENTFGKSGLSNEATIDLDTIAPVIKEVAITPIDTAAKADDTAEATLIVGVTDTPHATVIAKDKDGNFLGRADANDKGGFVIDAKPVNPGDKVVFEVTDKAGNTSESEFKAGDLTHPNDHTAPKVDIDTVTPVDETNPSDGTPDKGIVKGHSDEPNAPVVVTDENGKTIGTGTTDDKGNFDITTSPIKPGDKVTVEVTDKAGNKGKDTETAGDMDIIHKDLPETPVITDVIDDVKGYGEDTKVGNVLDVEGHLTNDKTPTIKGTAKAGSTVVIYDNGVEIGKIENADANWEFTTPVLTKQGEHKFTATAENKFGKSAPSNEATIDLDSIAPKLDNVKITPIDNNSKADNTADITMGTGHTDTPNAEILFRDENNNIIGKGHANSTGDFLIQLDKAVQPGTPVFVQAIDKAGNAGTDRVVASDMEHPNDHTAPSEPAITFVEDVNPKDGKLNKAENSSDGDNANTTAKISVPTDAVVGDVIKYTVNGGTEQSHTISVADKNVGHVEIKVPVTDGQTSSVTAKIVDQAGNASKEVSSSIDSDFTAPNVKITGIIDNVEGGVYKGNVAGTNTNDNKPTIKGTADANQEVVLYDNNKEMGRVTADKDGNWEFKPSDYKEPLADLVGRVHVIKAVVTDAAGNTSEATSALEVDTTIGAPKVSIKEDADHNGVLSVEEAKNLKDSKIHWEVEIPKDGTVSAGDVLQVLGKDGKWKTEKVLSNDDLGKSFEYEATLSGKHFESPSYRIVDLVGNQSTAIHANVQLDSEFSRQPSNPSITFPEDNDPKDGKISDKENKAGDNDAGKTTAEISIPKDGSVKPGDKLVVTDENGKQTEKTIEQGDIDNGNIKVPVDLNPGKDNTITAEIINPNNPNNPGKGKGVIGEDSENTKAPEAPVITEVIDDVKGGKFNEDVKGGLTNDSTPTIKGTAKAGSKVEIYDDGNKIGETIAKLDGSWEFTTPELTKQGEHKFTATAENTFGKSGLSNEATIDLDTKTEKPVIKEIIDNVEGDTGDISSKNNWTNDNTPTLKGSAEAGATVDIYVDGKKAGSVEANDKGEWEYTTGKLSDGDHKFYVEATDKAGNAKESDVEAIKVDTNPGQVVITSVTDDNGVDALNGAYDGATTDNTPTINGFAEPYSTVTVSVKDSNGKVVWSGEVYVTDEHGDWSITLDKPLNDGDYTIEATMQDYVKNPVQNSNVVSLTVDTATDIPEIKEIVDDVAGGIVNGDVKNGLTNDNTPTLKGSAEAGADIKVFIDGKIAGTTKAGFDGSWEFTPRTKLGDGEHKFVVEATDKLGHSAKSVEASVDVDTTIGEPKIKFVEDINGDGKLSTNELPAVGLTDGKLHWVVEIPKDGTVKAGDTLQVYGTDGKWKDVVTLSDADIREGSFTSSEFSKNISEMGRGFVSQPYRFVDPAGNESRGILESIKLDATAPKAPVITDAIDDVKGGKFNENVLGVNKGLTNDNTPTIKGTAEANAKVEIYDNGNKIGETRADSDGKWSFTPNGSVTLPDGEHSITAVAVNVIGRSPASAEAKLMVDTVTPKPTIDAIIDNKEGGKFHEDVRDDVTNDNRPTFKGSAEANATVELFDNGKSMGTTKANDKGEWTLRPAEPMPDGKHEIVAKATDLAGNENWSKGAYSKVDTDAGTVEITAVIDDVKGGKFNENVLGVDGGLTNDSTPTIKGTAKAGSRVEIYDNDKYIGSTIADSDNGTWTFTTPTLTEQGEHKFTAKAINQNGTTNPSNVAKIILDTDIDIKLTEVTPIAEGTTPGAHISTPTIIMNAISRGNHIPTTTGDDYVKVKGSVNNRANINLCDGNDTLEIGGVVMDGVVINAGRGNDKVTIGKYLKESFVNLGEGGANIVRTRIAGISDEINAAFIIKDKNGLKIGDGKTDADGKFDMFIDKAIKPGEKLSVEIVDAAGNKASDSKAASHIEVSGVRYYDNELDVGTNIHAAAVLAGNGNDLVVVGEKGKPDGYITVNSKIDLGEGDNEIRVRTNIDHSEIKTGSGDDIVTTGLKGNGFGYINNESKIDLGDGNNKLTVGTNIDHSEIKTGSGDDIVNVGVNGIDGYITGHSKVELGAGNDLLNIRTNIDCSTVDTGTGNDVVKVGGYIHSSKVDLGAGDDTLSIGKVDLNNSKVDGGTGYDKLVLENPDKSVNLSDISKFAKNFEELDISGAKNTTLKVGIKDVLDMTDDKHTLKITGDKGDVVDLKEDVKGSGWHQGASEDGYTTYTNNTVTIQIKDEIHVI from the coding sequence ATGGCAAAGAAATTAGGTACAATCAAGTCTATATCAGGTTCTGCTGAGGTTATCGCAGTAGATAAAAGTGGTAACCAAAGAGTACTAAAAGTTGGTGATAGCCTTTATGAAGGTGAGACGGTAAAAACAACTTCAGCTGATTCTAAGGTTGTGATAGCGACAAATAATGGAAAAGAGCTATCAATGATCGGTGAAGATACGCTAAGTCTCGATCCAAAGGCAACTGCTGCTGATTCACAAGTAGCAGCACTTCAAAAAGCATTGTTAAATGGTGCAAATTTAGAAGATCTAGAAGAGACAGCGGCTGGCGGTACGAGCGGTGGTCGTGCTGGCGATGGTATGAGTCTTGGCGAGACAAGATTTGAACATGGCGGACACTATTCAAATATAAATGCTAGCACAAGTGCTATCAATCCTTTAGGTGTTGCATCGTTTGCAGGCCCAGCTGAGGGTAAAAGCGGCGGTTTAGATAGCGGTCGTGGCGGTGATGATGGCTTTTATATAGATACAACTCCACCAAGAGTAATTATTGATGGCATCACTCCAGTTGATACAAACAACCCAGCTGATGGCAACCCAGATAAAGGTATCGTAAAAGGTCATTCAGATGAGCCAAATGCTCCAGTAGTTGTTACTGATAAGGACGGCAAAATAATTGGTACTGGCACAACTGATGATAAAGGAAATTTCGAAATCACTACTGATCCAATCAAACCAGGTGATAAAGTAAATGTTGAAGTAACTGATAAAGCTGGCAACAAAGGTAATGGTGAAGGAACAGCTGGTGATACAACTTATGTTGATACAACAGCTCCAAAAGTAGAAGTTGATCAAGTAACTCCAGTTGATACAAACAACCCAGCTGATGGCAACCCAGATAAAGGTATCGTAAAAGGTCATTCAGATGAGCCAAATGCTCCAGTAGTTGTTACTGATAAGGACGGCAAAATAATTGGTACTGGCACAACTGATGATAAAGGAAATTTCGAAATCACTACTGATCCAATCAAACCAGGTGATAAAGTAAATGTTGAAGTAACTGATAAAGCTGGCAACAAAGGTAATGGTGAAGGAACAGCTGGTGATACAACTTATGTTGATACAACAGCTCCAAAAGTAGAAGTTGATCAAGTAACTCCAGTTGATACAAACAACCCAGCTGATGGCAACCCAGATAAAGGTATCGTAAAAGGTCATTCAGATGAGCCAAATGCTCCAGTAGTTGTTACTGATAAGGACGGCAAAATAATTGGTACTGGCACAACTGATGATAAAGGAAATTTCGAAATCACTACTGATCCAATCAAACCAGGTGATAAAGTAAATGTTGAAGTAACTGATAAAGCTGGCAACAAAGGTAATGGTGAAGGAACAGCTGGTGATACAACTTATGTTGATACAACAGCTCCAAAAGTAGAAGTTGATCAAGTAACTCCAGTTGATACAAACAACCCAGCTGATGGCAACCCAGATAAAGGTATCGTAAAAGGTCATTCAGATGAGCCAAATGCTCCAGTAGTTGTTACTGATAAGGACGGCAAAATAATTGGTACTGGCACAACTGATGATAAAGGAAATTTCGAAATCACTACTGATCCAATCAAACCAGGTGATAAAGTAAATGTTGAAGTAACTGATAAAGCTGGCAACAAAGGTAATGGTGAAGGAACAGCTGGTGATACAACTTATGTTGATACAACAGCTCCAAAAGTAGAAGTTGATCAAGTAACTCCAGTTGATACAAACAACCCAGCTGATGGCAACCCAGATAAAGGTATCGTAAAAGGTCATTCAGATGAGCCAAATGCTCCAGTAGTTGTTACTGATAAGGACGGCAAAATAATTGGTACTGGCACAACTGATGATAAAGGAAATTTCGAAATCACTACTGATCCAATCAAACCAGGTGATAAAGTAAATGTTGAAGTAACTGATAAAGCTGGCAACAAAGGTAATGGTGAAGGAACAGCTGGTGATACAACTTATGTTGATACAACAGCTCCAAAAGTAGAAGTTGATCAAGTAACTCCAGTTGATACAAACAACCCAGCTGATGGCAACCCAGATAAAGGTATCGTAAAAGGTCATTCAGATGAGCCAAATGCTCCAGTAGTTGTTACTGATAAGGACGGCAAAATAATTGGTACTGGCACAACTGATGATAAAGGAAATTTCGAAATCACTACTGATCCAATCAAACCAGGTGATAAAGTAAATGTTGAAGTAACTGATAAAGCTGGCAACAAAGGTAATGGTGAAGGAACAGCTGGTGATACAACTTATGTTGATACAACAGCTCCAAAAGTAGAAGTTGATCAAGTAACTCCAGTTGATACAAACAACCCAGCTGATGGCAACCCAGATAAAGGTATCGTAAAAGGTCATTCAGATGAGCCAAATGCTCCAGTAGTTGTTACTGATAAGGACGGCAAAATAATTGGTACTGGCACAACTGATGATAAAGGAAATTTCGAAATCACTACTGATCCAATCAAACCAGGTGATAAAGTAAATGTTGAAGTAACTGATAAAGCTGGCAACAAAGGTAATGGTGAAGGAACAGCTGGTGATATGGACTTTAATGACAATGTAGCTCCAGATGCTCCAGTCATAACAGAAGTAACAGATAACGCATATGGCGGAATTGAAAATGGTGGAAATGTACTTGGCATAAATGACGGCTTTACAAATGATAACACTCCTACATTTAAAGGTACTGCTGAGCCTAATACAACTATCGTTCTTAAAAATGGTAACGATATTATTGGCAAAGACATCATTGTAAAAGCTGATGGAAGCTGGGAATTTACACCAAAAACTCCACTTGCTGATGGTGAGTACAATGTAGTAGCTATCGCAACTGATAAAGCAGGAAACGTTAGTGTTCCATCAAATGTTGCAACAATTAATATCGATACTCATGTAACTACTCCAGTTATTACAGAAATTATTGACGATGTAGCAGGTGGTATAGTAAATGGTGATGTCAAAAATGGTTTAACAAACGATAACACTCCAACACTAAAAGGTACAGCTGAGCCTGGTTCAACTGTTAAAGTTTGGATAGATGGCTTAAGTAAAGGTTCTCTTGTTAATGGTGAAGTTATTTATGATTGGACTACAATTACTAAGGAAGATGGCACTTGGGAATTTACAACACCTAAACTAAGTGATGGAAGTCATACATTTAAAGTTCAAACAACAGATAGAGCGGGTAATAATAGCCCAGAATCTAGTGTAGTTAGTGTAAATGTTGATACAACAATAGGCAATCCAAAAGTTAGATTTGTAGAAGATACAGATGGCAATGGTGTTTTAAGTGTTGCTGAAGTAGCTGCTATAAAAGATGGCAAAGCTCACTGGGTTATCGACATCCCAACAGATGGTAGCATAAAAGCTGGTGACGTGATCCAATCAATTGACGGCAAAGGCAATTGGGTTAAATTTGTTGAGATTACTGATGAGATGATCAAGGATGGTAGATTTGAAGCTACATTTAATGTTGATATCAATAAGCTAAAAGACGGCAAATATGAGACTCCAGAGTATAGATTTGCTGATGAAGCTGGCAATGTTAGTGAGTCGTCAAAAGCTAGCCTTACACTTGACAGCGAATTTAGCCGCCAACCAAGCAACCCATCTATCACATTCCCAGAAGATAATGATCCAAAAGATGGCAAAATCTCTGATAAAGAAAACAAAGCTGGTGACAATGACGCTGGTAAAACAACAGCTGAAATTTCTATACCAAAAGATGGCAGTGTAAAACCAGGTGATAAACTAGTTGTTACTGATGAAAACGGTAAACAAACTGAAAAAACAATTGAGCAAGGTGATATCGACAATGGTAACATCAAAGTTCCAGTTGATCTAAACCCAGGTAAAGACAATACCATAACAGCAGAGATCATCAATCCAAATAACCCTAATAACCCAGGCAAAGGCAAAGGTGTGATAGGTGAAGATAGTGAAAATACTAAAGCTCCAGAAGCTCCAGTAATCACTGAAGTAATTGATGATGTTAAGGGTGGTAAATTTAACGAAGATGTCAAAGGCGGCCTAACAAATGATAGTACTCCAACTATCAAAGGTACTGCAAAAGCTGGATCAAAAGTAGAAATTTATGATGATGGCAATAAGATAGGTGAGACAATAGCTAAACTTGATGGTTCATGGGAATTTACAACTCCAGAGCTTACTAAACAAGGCGAGCATAAATTTACAGCAACTGCTGAGAATACATTTGGTAAGAGTGGCTTAAGCAATGAAGCTACAATTGATCTTGATACAATAGCTCCAGTTATCAAAGAGGTTGCAATAACTCCAATCGATACTGCTGCTAAAGCCGATGATACAGCAGAAGCAACTCTTATAGTAGGTGTTACAGATACTCCTCATGCTACTGTTATAGCTAAAGATAAAGATGGAAATTTCTTGGGTAGAGCCGACGCTAATGATAAAGGTGGCTTTGTTATAGATGCTAAACCTGTTAATCCGGGCGATAAAGTGGTCTTTGAAGTGACTGATAAAGCTGGCAATACTAGTGAAAGTGAATTTAAAGCTGGCGATTTAACTCATCCAAATGATCATACAGCTCCAAAAGTAGATATCGATACTGTAACTCCAGTAGATGAGACTAATCCATCAGATGGTACTCCAGATAAAGGTATCGTAAAAGGTCATTCAGATGAGCCAAATGCTCCAGTAGTTGTTACTGATGAAAATGGTAAAACAATAGGTACTGGCACAACTGATGACAAAGGAAATTTTGATATCACTACTAGCCCAATCAAACCAGGTGATAAAGTAACAGTTGAAGTAACTGATAAAGCTGGCAACAAAGGTAAAGATACTGAAACTGCTGGTGATATGGATATCATTCATAAAGATCTTCCAGAAACTCCAGTAATAACTGATGTAATCGATGATGTTAAGGGCTATGGAGAAGATACTAAAGTGGGCAATGTTCTTGATGTTGAAGGTCATTTAACAAACGATAAAACTCCAACTATCAAGGGAACTGCAAAAGCTGGATCAACAGTTGTAATCTATGACAATGGTGTTGAGATCGGTAAAATAGAAAACGCAGATGCCAACTGGGAATTTACAACTCCAGTACTTACTAAACAAGGCGAGCATAAATTTACTGCAACTGCTGAGAATAAATTTGGTAAGAGTGCACCAAGTAATGAAGCTACAATTGATCTAGACTCAATCGCTCCAAAACTTGACAATGTTAAAATCACTCCTATCGATAATAATAGCAAAGCCGATAACACAGCAGATATAACTATGGGAACAGGTCATACAGATACTCCAAATGCTGAGATATTATTTAGAGATGAAAACAACAACATTATAGGAAAAGGTCACGCTAACAGTACAGGTGACTTCTTAATTCAACTAGATAAAGCTGTTCAGCCAGGTACTCCAGTATTTGTCCAAGCAATAGATAAAGCTGGTAACGCAGGTACAGATAGAGTTGTAGCTAGTGATATGGAACATCCAAACGATCATACAGCCCCATCAGAGCCAGCTATCACATTTGTTGAAGATGTAAATCCAAAAGATGGCAAACTAAATAAAGCTGAAAACAGCAGTGATGGTGATAACGCTAATACAACAGCTAAAATTTCTGTCCCAACAGATGCAGTAGTAGGCGATGTGATCAAATACACTGTAAATGGTGGCACAGAGCAGTCTCATACTATAAGTGTAGCTGATAAAAATGTTGGTCATGTAGAAATAAAAGTACCAGTAACTGATGGTCAAACTTCAAGCGTAACAGCTAAGATCGTTGATCAAGCTGGTAATGCAAGCAAAGAAGTATCTAGCAGCATAGACTCAGACTTTACAGCTCCAAATGTCAAGATCACAGGAATCATTGATAACGTAGAAGGTGGTGTATATAAAGGCAATGTTGCAGGTACTAACACAAACGACAACAAGCCAACTATAAAGGGTACAGCTGATGCAAATCAAGAAGTAGTCCTTTATGATAACAATAAAGAGATGGGTAGAGTTACAGCTGACAAAGATGGCAACTGGGAATTTAAACCAAGCGACTATAAAGAGCCACTAGCAGATCTTGTTGGCCGTGTTCACGTTATAAAAGCAGTAGTGACAGATGCAGCTGGCAACACTAGCGAAGCAACTTCTGCACTAGAAGTTGATACAACTATCGGTGCTCCAAAAGTATCTATAAAAGAAGATGCAGATCACAATGGAGTTCTAAGCGTAGAAGAAGCTAAGAATTTAAAAGATAGTAAGATCCACTGGGAAGTAGAGATACCAAAAGATGGTACTGTAAGCGCAGGTGATGTTCTTCAAGTACTTGGAAAAGATGGTAAATGGAAGACCGAAAAAGTCTTATCAAATGATGATCTAGGTAAAAGCTTTGAATACGAAGCAACTTTATCAGGAAAACACTTCGAAAGCCCAAGCTATAGAATAGTCGATCTAGTTGGTAACCAAAGCACAGCTATACATGCTAACGTACAACTTGACAGCGAATTTAGCCGCCAACCAAGCAACCCATCTATCACATTCCCAGAAGATAATGATCCAAAAGATGGCAAAATCTCTGATAAAGAAAACAAAGCTGGTGACAATGACGCTGGTAAAACAACAGCTGAAATTTCTATACCAAAAGATGGCAGTGTAAAACCAGGTGATAAACTAGTTGTTACTGATGAAAACGGTAAACAAACTGAAAAAACAATTGAGCAAGGTGATATCGACAATGGTAACATCAAAGTTCCAGTTGATCTAAACCCAGGTAAAGACAATACCATAACAGCAGAGATCATCAATCCAAATAACCCTAATAACCCAGGCAAAGGCAAAGGTGTGATAGGTGAAGATAGTGAAAATACTAAAGCTCCAGAAGCTCCAGTAATCACTGAAGTAATTGATGATGTTAAGGGTGGTAAATTTAACGAAGATGTCAAAGGCGGCCTAACAAATGATAGTACTCCAACTATCAAAGGTACTGCAAAAGCTGGATCAAAAGTAGAAATTTATGATGATGGCAATAAGATAGGTGAGACAATAGCTAAACTTGATGGTTCATGGGAATTTACAACTCCAGAGCTTACTAAACAAGGCGAGCATAAATTTACAGCAACTGCTGAGAATACATTTGGTAAGAGTGGCTTAAGCAATGAAGCTACAATTGATCTTGATACCAAGACTGAAAAGCCAGTTATTAAAGAGATCATTGATAATGTTGAAGGTGATACAGGTGATATAAGTTCTAAAAATAACTGGACAAATGACAATACCCCAACACTAAAAGGTAGTGCTGAGGCTGGTGCAACCGTCGATATCTATGTAGATGGCAAAAAAGCTGGTAGTGTAGAAGCCAATGATAAAGGTGAGTGGGAGTACACAACTGGTAAACTAAGTGACGGCGACCATAAATTTTATGTGGAGGCAACAGATAAAGCTGGCAATGCAAAAGAATCAGATGTTGAAGCTATAAAAGTAGATACCAATCCAGGTCAAGTAGTAATCACTAGCGTAACAGATGACAACGGTGTTGACGCTCTAAACGGTGCTTATGATGGTGCTACAACAGATAACACTCCAACTATAAACGGCTTTGCAGAGCCTTACTCAACTGTAACTGTTAGCGTAAAAGATAGCAATGGCAAGGTAGTTTGGAGTGGTGAGGTTTATGTAACAGATGAGCATGGTGACTGGTCTATCACATTAGATAAGCCACTAAATGATGGTGACTATACAATAGAAGCTACTATGCAAGACTATGTCAAAAACCCAGTTCAAAACTCAAACGTTGTAAGCTTAACAGTTGATACTGCAACAGATATACCAGAGATCAAAGAGATCGTTGATGATGTAGCTGGTGGTATAGTAAACGGTGATGTCAAAAATGGACTAACTAATGACAATACCCCAACTCTAAAAGGTAGTGCTGAAGCTGGTGCAGATATAAAAGTATTTATTGATGGCAAAATCGCAGGTACTACAAAAGCAGGCTTTGATGGCAGCTGGGAATTTACTCCTAGAACTAAACTTGGCGACGGCGAGCATAAATTTGTTGTAGAAGCGACTGATAAACTAGGACATAGTGCTAAATCTGTCGAAGCAAGCGTAGATGTTGATACAACTATTGGTGAGCCTAAGATAAAATTTGTTGAAGATATTAATGGAGATGGCAAACTTAGCACAAATGAGCTTCCTGCTGTTGGTTTAACTGATGGCAAGCTTCATTGGGTAGTTGAGATACCAAAAGATGGTACTGTAAAAGCTGGTGATACTCTTCAAGTATATGGAACAGACGGTAAATGGAAAGATGTAGTAACACTAAGTGACGCTGATATAAGAGAAGGCTCATTTACAAGTAGTGAATTTAGCAAGAATATATCAGAGATGGGTCGTGGATTTGTAAGCCAACCATATAGATTTGTTGATCCTGCTGGCAATGAAAGCCGTGGCATACTTGAAAGTATAAAACTTGATGCTACTGCACCTAAAGCTCCAGTCATCACTGATGCGATAGATGATGTCAAAGGTGGTAAATTTAACGAGAATGTTCTTGGTGTAAATAAAGGCCTAACAAATGACAATACTCCAACTATCAAAGGTACAGCAGAGGCAAATGCTAAGGTAGAAATTTACGACAATGGTAATAAGATCGGTGAAACAAGAGCCGATAGTGATGGCAAGTGGAGCTTCACGCCAAACGGAAGCGTAACTCTTCCTGATGGTGAGCATAGCATAACTGCGGTTGCTGTAAATGTTATCGGAAGAAGCCCAGCTAGTGCTGAAGCTAAGCTAATGGTAGATACTGTAACACCTAAGCCAACAATTGATGCAATCATTGATAACAAAGAGGGTGGTAAATTCCATGAAGATGTTAGAGATGATGTAACAAATGATAATAGACCAACATTCAAAGGTAGCGCTGAGGCTAATGCGACAGTTGAACTCTTTGATAATGGTAAGAGCATGGGAACAACAAAAGCAAATGATAAAGGAGAATGGACACTAAGACCTGCAGAACCAATGCCTGATGGAAAACATGAGATAGTTGCAAAAGCAACTGACCTAGCAGGAAACGAAAACTGGTCTAAGGGAGCATATTCAAAAGTAGATACAGATGCTGGTACTGTTGAGATCACGGCTGTTATCGATGATGTCAAAGGTGGCAAATTTAATGAGAACGTTCTTGGTGTAGATGGTGGCTTGACAAACGATAGTACTCCAACTATCAAAGGTACTGCAAAAGCTGGATCAAGGGTTGAAATTTATGACAATGATAAGTATATAGGTAGCACAATCGCAGATAGCGACAATGGTACTTGGACATTTACAACACCAACTCTTACTGAGCAAGGTGAGCATAAATTTACAGCTAAAGCTATTAATCAAAATGGTACCACTAATCCAAGCAATGTGGCAAAAATCATTCTTGACACTGATATTGATATCAAATTGACAGAGGTTACTCCAATAGCTGAAGGAACAACTCCTGGTGCACATATAAGTACGCCAACTATTATCATGAATGCAATTAGCAGAGGTAATCATATTCCGACTACAACTGGCGATGACTACGTAAAAGTAAAAGGTTCGGTAAATAATCGTGCTAATATCAATCTATGCGATGGTAATGATACTTTAGAAATCGGTGGTGTAGTTATGGATGGTGTAGTTATTAATGCTGGTAGAGGAAACGACAAGGTAACCATAGGCAAATACCTAAAAGAATCTTTTGTTAATCTAGGTGAAGGTGGAGCCAATATAGTTAGAACCCGCATCGCTGGCATATCAGACGAGATTAATGCCGCATTTATAATTAAAGATAAAAACGGCTTGAAAATTGGTGATGGCAAAACTGATGCTGATGGTAAATTTGATATGTTTATCGACAAAGCTATCAAACCTGGCGAGAAATTAAGTGTAGAGATAGTCGATGCAGCTGGCAATAAAGCTAGTGATAGCAAGGCAGCTAGCCACATAGAAGTAAGCGGAGTACGCTACTATGATAACGAGCTAGATGTTGGTACAAACATACATGCTGCTGCTGTTTTAGCTGGAAATGGTAATGACTTAGTAGTTGTTGGCGAGAAAGGCAAACCAGATGGCTATATAACAGTAAATTCTAAGATAGATCTAGGTGAAGGAGATAATGAGATCAGAGTTCGTACAAATATAGATCACTCTGAGATCAAAACTGGTAGTGGTGATGATATAGTGACTACTGGACTAAAAGGCAATGGTTTTGGCTATATAAACAATGAATCTAAGATTGATCTAGGAGATGGTAACAATAAACTAACTGTTGGTACAAATATTGATCACTCTGAGATCAAAACTGGTAGTGGTGATGATATAGTCAATGTTGGTGTAAATGGCATCGATGGTTATATAACAGGACACTCTAAAGTTGAACTAGGTGCTGGCAATGATTTACTTAACATTCGTACAAATATTGATTGCTCAACTGTTGATACTGGCACTGGTAATGACGTAGTAAAAGTTGGTGGTTATATCCATAGCTCTAAAGTCGATCTAGGCGCAGGAGACGATACTTTATCTATTGGTAAAGTAGACCTAAATAATAGCAAAGTAGATGGTGGAACTGGTTATGATAAGTTAGTATTAGAAAATCCTGACAAGTCTGTAAACCTAAGTGATATCTCAAAATTTGCTAAGAATTTTGAAGAGCTTGATATATCTGGTGCTAAAAACACTACTCTAAAAGTTGGCATCAAAGATGTCTTAGATATGACTGATGATAAACATACGCTAAAAATCACAGGCGATAAAGGCGATGTAGTTGATCTAAAAGAGGATGTTAAAGGCAGCGGATGGCATCAAGGTGCTTCAGAAGATGGTTACACAACATACACAAACAACACCGTAACTATTCAAATCAAAGACGAGATCCACGTTATCTAG